The DNA segment TTATTGAACGCTCCTTGATTTGAATTCAAGAGCAACCTGAAGGGGAAAGACCGTGGCACGTACCACTCCAATCGAAAGATATCGCAATATTGGCATCATGGCTCACATTGATGCGGGTAAGACCACTACGACAGAGCGAATTCTGTACTACACAGGTATTTCACATAAAATTGGTGAAGTGCATGACGGTGCAGCGACTATGGACTGGATGGCGCAAGAGCAGGAGCGTGGTATTACTATTACCTCGGCGGCGACCACCACGTTCTGGAGCGGCATGGAAAACCAGTTCCCGCAACACCGTATTAATATTATTGACACCCCGGGACACGTTGACTTCACGATTGAAGTAGAGCGTTCTTTGCGCGTACTTGATGGCGCGGTGACACTGCTGGATGCCAACGCCGGTGTTGAGCCACAAACCGAAACGGTTTGGCGTCAGGCGAACAAATATGGCGTACCACGTATTGTCTTCATTAACAAAATGGACAAGATCGGTGCTGATTTTTACCGCTCCTACGACATGATCCGCGAGCGCCTGGGTGCAAACCCGGTGGCCATGCAATTGCCTATCGGCGCTGAAGATGATTTCAAAGGCGTGGTCGACCTGATCGCTATGGATGCCATCTACTGGGAAGAAGAGAACATGGGTATGAAGCACACCCGTGAAGAGATCCCGGCCGACCTCAAAGACAAAGCTGTTGAGTGGCGCGAGAAACTGGTAGAAGCCGCGGCTGAAGCCAACGAAGAGCTGATGGACAAGTATCTGGAAACTGGCGAACTGACCAATGACGAGATCTATACCGGCATGCGTCTGCAAACCATTGCGAATGAAGCGGTGCCTTGTTATTGCGGTACCGCGTTTAAGAATAAAGGTGTGCAAGCGGTGCTGGATGGAGTCCTGCACTTGCTGCCTGCGCCAACTGAAGTACCGGCGATCAAAGGTATTCTGGATGATGCGGATGAAACTGAATCCGAGCGTGTCAGTAGTGATGACGAGCCATTCTCGGCCCTGGCGTTTAAAATTGCCACCGATCCGTATGTTGGAACGCTGACCTTTTTCCGGGTCTATTCCGGTGTATTGAAATCAGGTGATTCGGTTTACAATCCGGTGCGCGGGCGAAAAGAGCGTATTGGTCGTTTATTGCAAATGCATTCGAATGATCGTGAAGAGATCTCGGAAGTACGTGCGGGTGACATTGCTGCAGCGGTTGGTCTTAAAGACGTAACCACGGGTGATACCTTGTGTGACCTTAAAGAAGTGATCACGCTGGAACGTATGGAGTTCCCCGAGCCGGTAATTGCGGTTGCGGTTGAGCCTAAAACCAAATCGGACCAGGAAAAAATGAGTATTGCCCTGGGTAAACTTGCACAAGAAGATCCATCTTTCCGGGTAACCACAGATGAAGAATCCGGTCAGACCATCATTGCCGGTATGGGTGAATTGCATTTGGATATTCTGGTTGATCGTATGAAGCGCGAATTCAATGTTGAAGCAGCGGTTGGTAAGCCACAAGTGGCGTAT comes from the Gammaproteobacteria bacterium genome and includes:
- the fusA gene encoding elongation factor G — translated: MARTTPIERYRNIGIMAHIDAGKTTTTERILYYTGISHKIGEVHDGAATMDWMAQEQERGITITSAATTTFWSGMENQFPQHRINIIDTPGHVDFTIEVERSLRVLDGAVTLLDANAGVEPQTETVWRQANKYGVPRIVFINKMDKIGADFYRSYDMIRERLGANPVAMQLPIGAEDDFKGVVDLIAMDAIYWEEENMGMKHTREEIPADLKDKAVEWREKLVEAAAEANEELMDKYLETGELTNDEIYTGMRLQTIANEAVPCYCGTAFKNKGVQAVLDGVLHLLPAPTEVPAIKGILDDADETESERVSSDDEPFSALAFKIATDPYVGTLTFFRVYSGVLKSGDSVYNPVRGRKERIGRLLQMHSNDREEISEVRAGDIAAAVGLKDVTTGDTLCDLKEVITLERMEFPEPVIAVAVEPKTKSDQEKMSIALGKLAQEDPSFRVTTDEESGQTIIAGMGELHLDILVDRMKREFNVEAAVGKPQVAYRETIRNAVEQEGKFVKQSGGRGQFGHVWLKIEPQVPGAGYEFINEISGGVVPKEYIPAVDKGIQEQMQNGVIAGYPVVDVKVTLYDGSYHDVDSNEMAFKIAGSMGFKEGARKASPALLEPIMKVEVVTPEDYMGDVMGDLNRRRGLVQGMEDTPTGKTIRAEVPLAEMFGYATDLRSMSQGRASYSMEFEKYNEAPNNIADAVINKTA